Part of the Pirellulales bacterium genome, TATCACGAGGCCGCTCGCCGTTACGGGTGTTCGTTGTCCGGCGAGGAGATCGGCGCGCGGTTTCGCCTGGCCTTCCGCCGCCAGGAAAGCCTGGACGCCGCTGCCAACGGCGGCGCCACCGACGAGGCCCGCGAACGGCGGCGCTGGCAAACGATCGTCGCCGAGGTGTTTGACGACCTGGCGGACACGACGGCGCTGTTCGACGATCTATGGTCGCACTTTGCCGACCCGCGCCACTGGCGCCTGTTCGACGACGTGGCCGAAACCTGGCGGGCCCTCGCCGCAAAAGGCATTCGCTTGGGCGTCGCATCGAACTTTGATGCCCGCCTGCGGGGCGTTTGCGCCGGGCTTCCGCCGCTCGATCGTTGCAGTTCGCTGTTCGTCTCGTCGGAGCTTGGCGTTCGCAAACCGTCGCCCGACTTCTTTCGCCGGATTGAACGCGCGCTCGGCTTGCCGTCGGAACAGATCGCGCTGGTTGGCGACGATTGGAACAACGATTATCTCGCGGCCCAGGCGGCCGGTTGGCGCGCCATTTATCTCGATCGCGGTTCTCAACCGCCTGCGACGGCAGGTCCGATACAATCGCTCCGTGCGTTGATCGGTTTTGGTGAACAACGGTAGGGTGGGAACGAGCGAGCTTGCGAGCGCCGGCCCACCGCCAAAGGGTTCAGGGTTCAGGGTTCAGAAACACTTGAATTGGCCTTTGCCTGACGCCCGACGCCTGACCGCAACTTTTCCTTGGCTGCGCTCTGTAAGGGCCACCGGTAGGAACACTGCAGCCTCTGACGGCGTTTCGCCGAAGAGCCTTCTAGCGCATCGAACGGATGCTCGGCGCTGAGATTCACGCCGTTGCGGCGGGCCGTTGGCCGGGCCGGGCGGCAACAAGGAAGAATCGTTCCGGAACGAACATGGCGGTTCGCCGGAAGCAAGCCGAGGAATGGCCATGCCCGCACTCCGTCTCTTCGATTGGCGGTCCCTTTTCGCTCTCTCCGTCGCCGTCGCGCTGGCGCTGGGCGGCTGTGCCGGTCCGACGGGCAGCTTCACCCTGTTTCCGACGGGCGACTTTCTGCTCGATTCGACCAAAGAGTTGCGGCAGCCCGTGCCGGCTCAGGCGGTCGCGCCGCGCGAGCTCGACAAAACGGTCATCGCAGCCTACGTCATCCAACCGGGCGACGTGTTGCTGGTCGAACCGATCGCGCTCGACTCGCCGCTCCGCTTCCCGGCCGATCAGACGGTGCTGCCCGACGGCACCATCGACTTGGGCCGCTTCGGGCGGCTGGTCGTAGCGGGTAAGACGTTGGAACAGATCGAGACCAACGTGAGGGAGGCCGTCAAGGCGATCGAGAAAGACGCCGGGGCCGTCAACGTGCGGTTGGTCGATCCGCAAAGCGCCGTCTATTACGTCTTGGGCGAGGTCACGTCGCCCGGCTCGTACCCCTTCGTCGGCCGCGAAACCGTGCTCGACGCCATCCTGGCAGCCGGCGGACTGACCGGCAAAGCATCGCCCTGCAACATCATTCTCAGCCGGCCGGCAGCGCCGTGCGGCTGCCGCACCGTGATACC contains:
- a CDS encoding HAD-IA family hydrolase, with translation MTLPPSVRCCLFDAVGTLIRPRPPVGVAYHEAARRYGCSLSGEEIGARFRLAFRRQESLDAAANGGATDEARERRRWQTIVAEVFDDLADTTALFDDLWSHFADPRHWRLFDDVAETWRALAAKGIRLGVASNFDARLRGVCAGLPPLDRCSSLFVSSELGVRKPSPDFFRRIERALGLPSEQIALVGDDWNNDYLAAQAAGWRAIYLDRGSQPPATAGPIQSLRALIGFGEQR
- a CDS encoding polysaccharide biosynthesis/export family protein, which codes for MPALRLFDWRSLFALSVAVALALGGCAGPTGSFTLFPTGDFLLDSTKELRQPVPAQAVAPRELDKTVIAAYVIQPGDVLLVEPIALDSPLRFPADQTVLPDGTIDLGRFGRLVVAGKTLEQIETNVREAVKAIEKDAGAVNVRLVDPQSAVYYVLGEVTSPGSYPFVGRETVLDAILAAGGLTGKASPCNIILSRPAAPCGCRTVIPICYKHIVQQGDTTTNYQVMPGDRIYVATRTLWESLNPCANRLDCPLCRGKQCPCPGACAVGTSPSTTYALPVAGAPAGTAVEALPPPAMGKEIVIDDRPVDSASPTLAKPVVSDPFANPFGD